In Candidatus Neomarinimicrobiota bacterium, a genomic segment contains:
- the rsxC gene encoding electron transport complex subunit RsxC: MKLRTFKKGIHPGEYKEFSHNKKIERMPLPEQVYIPLQQHIGAPCEPLVKKGDAVKTGQIIGRSSAYVSAPVHASITGVVKAIDKFPHPLGMRVEMVHIERTGEEDDWELLSIPENWEKAPRVELIKLINDAGIVGMGGAAFPTHVKLNPPKDKKIDSFILNGVECEPYLTSDHRLMVEYTDQILAGMNIMMSLLDVENGYIGIENNKPDAIEIMSKRVKDLGYSFQVVPLEVKYPQGAEKMLIESVLHRKVPAGGLPMDVGVVVNNVATAKAVADAVFEGKPLVERITTVTGDGIVHPKNLLTRIGTPFNDLVEFCGGVKDETTMVFMGGPMMGQAQYDLSVPVIKAAGGIVCNTSKMIKMVEHFPCIRCGACVDACPMYLLPTKLAKLTEHKKYEEADKLGIQNCIECGSCAFSCPAHIPLVQWLRVGKMRVSELKRKQKAS, encoded by the coding sequence TTGAAATTAAGAACATTTAAAAAAGGCATACACCCGGGAGAGTACAAGGAATTCAGTCATAACAAGAAAATTGAGCGAATGCCTCTTCCGGAGCAGGTTTATATTCCTTTGCAGCAACACATTGGTGCACCGTGTGAACCTCTTGTAAAAAAGGGGGATGCTGTAAAGACCGGGCAGATCATCGGCCGGAGCAGTGCGTATGTTTCAGCCCCGGTCCATGCCAGTATCACAGGAGTTGTAAAAGCCATCGATAAATTCCCCCATCCTCTTGGCATGCGGGTTGAAATGGTTCATATTGAGCGGACAGGTGAAGAAGATGACTGGGAATTGCTTTCCATACCAGAAAACTGGGAAAAAGCTCCCCGGGTGGAACTGATCAAACTGATCAATGATGCCGGCATTGTAGGGATGGGAGGCGCCGCATTTCCGACCCATGTAAAACTCAATCCTCCCAAGGACAAAAAAATCGATTCATTTATCCTGAATGGTGTGGAATGTGAGCCTTACCTGACATCGGATCACCGGCTGATGGTTGAATACACGGATCAGATACTGGCCGGCATGAACATCATGATGTCCCTCCTTGATGTGGAGAACGGGTATATCGGCATCGAAAACAACAAACCCGATGCCATTGAGATAATGAGCAAACGCGTGAAGGATCTTGGGTACAGTTTCCAGGTGGTGCCGCTGGAAGTCAAATATCCCCAGGGTGCGGAAAAAATGCTCATTGAATCGGTGTTGCACCGGAAAGTACCTGCCGGCGGACTCCCCATGGATGTGGGAGTTGTGGTAAACAACGTTGCCACCGCCAAAGCCGTTGCCGATGCCGTATTTGAGGGAAAACCCCTGGTGGAAAGGATTACAACGGTGACGGGAGACGGGATTGTCCACCCGAAAAACCTTCTTACCCGTATCGGAACCCCCTTCAATGACCTGGTGGAATTCTGCGGGGGTGTAAAAGATGAAACAACCATGGTTTTCATGGGCGGCCCCATGATGGGACAGGCACAATACGATTTATCGGTCCCCGTGATAAAAGCGGCGGGGGGAATTGTCTGCAACACATCGAAAATGATCAAAATGGTGGAACACTTCCCCTGCATCCGTTGCGGTGCCTGTGTGGACGCGTGTCCTATGTACCTGCTCCCCACCAAGCTGGCTAAATTGACCGAACATAAAAAATATGAAGAGGCGGATAAGCTGGGCATTCAGAACTGCATTGAATGTGGTTCCTGTGCCTTTTCGTGTCCCGCCCACATTCCCCTTGTCCAATGGCTTCGTGTGGGAAAAATGCGGGTCTCCGAATTAAAACGTAAACAAAAAGCATCATAA
- a CDS encoding transposase, whose amino-acid sequence MNHGNIFGKIVNKKMTLNEYGEISQKCRHDLPIHINYCYLREYVIMPDHIHGIIEIKHSKDVLDSKMLNFKKIPRHQGLPNIIRSFKSASSRLIHQAGFENFQWQKSYYDIIIKSHHELIQYVKYINNNPINWKK is encoded by the coding sequence GTGAATCATGGAAATATTTTCGGAAAAATTGTTAATAAAAAAATGACCTTAAATGAATATGGGGAAATTTCACAAAAGTGCCGGCATGATTTACCTATACATATAAATTATTGTTATTTAAGGGAATATGTTATTATGCCAGATCATATTCATGGAATAATTGAAATAAAACATTCAAAAGATGTTTTGGATTCTAAGATGTTAAATTTTAAAAAAATTCCAAGACATCAAGGATTACCAAATATTATCAGATCATTTAAATCTGCATCATCCAGGTTAATTCATCAAGCAGGTTTTGAAAATTTTCAATGGCAGAAATCATATTATGACATAATTATAAAATCGCATCACGAATTAATTCAATACGTTAAATATATAAATAACAATCCAATAAACTGGAAAAAGTAA
- the rsxA gene encoding electron transport complex subunit RsxA — translation MELLVIFISAAIVNNFVLSQFLGICPFVGVSKRVDSAVSMGMAVTFVMTITAVVTWLIYHLLLVPYNLEILQYVSFILVIASLVQLVEMFIRKVSKPLYDALGIFLPLITTNCAILGLALISVLREYNFMESLVYGIGAGAGFTLALVIMAGIREELELADIPKHFQGAGITMIIAGSLALAFMGFAGLI, via the coding sequence ATGGAACTGCTGGTAATTTTTATCTCAGCTGCTATTGTTAATAATTTCGTTCTTAGCCAGTTTTTGGGGATTTGTCCCTTTGTAGGTGTATCAAAACGTGTGGATTCAGCCGTCAGCATGGGAATGGCGGTGACATTCGTCATGACGATTACAGCTGTAGTGACCTGGCTGATTTACCATCTTTTGCTGGTCCCCTACAATCTGGAAATTCTCCAGTACGTCTCCTTTATTCTGGTAATTGCTTCACTGGTCCAACTGGTGGAAATGTTTATCCGGAAAGTCAGTAAACCCCTCTATGATGCCCTGGGGATTTTTCTTCCCCTGATTACTACCAATTGTGCAATTCTGGGACTTGCACTCATTTCGGTTCTCAGGGAGTATAACTTCATGGAAAGCCTGGTATACGGAATCGGAGCCGGTGCAGGATTTACCCTGGCCCTGGTGATTATGGCAGGTATCCGTGAAGAGCTGGAACTGGCGGATATCCCCAAACATTTTCAGGGAGCGGGCATTACCATGATCATTGCCGGCAGTCTTGCCCTGGCCTTTATGGGATTTGCAGGTTTAATTTAG
- a CDS encoding RnfABCDGE type electron transport complex subunit D, translated as MEKNEKTTSDQSAVTPKKQAPKPKKDPRDRLYKPKGRPLTIASSPYSQTKDNVPKIMWYVSLALAPAVIGAVVFFGLKAVFMISTSILAAMATELIITRIRRQPDTLDDGSAFLTGLLLALTLPPTFPISGCILGSVFAIAIGKQIFGGLGCNIFNPALLGRAFLQASFPVKMTTWVLPRYADMNAYTGAVSPDAITGATPLGLLKYEKILTNIKPLLIGNVGGSLGETSALALLAGGIFLLILRNADWRIPAGFLGSVAIFGGIFWMVDPTTYPSPLFHLLSGGLLLGAFFMATDMVTSPITIKGTWIYSIGAGLILVIIRLFGGLPEGVMYSILLMNGLTPLINRFTRPKFFGEARA; from the coding sequence ATGGAAAAAAACGAGAAAACAACATCTGATCAGTCTGCCGTAACCCCGAAAAAACAGGCACCAAAGCCGAAAAAAGATCCACGGGACCGTTTATATAAACCCAAAGGGCGGCCTTTAACCATAGCATCTTCGCCCTATTCCCAGACAAAAGACAATGTCCCGAAAATCATGTGGTATGTGAGTCTGGCTCTGGCACCGGCAGTCATCGGCGCCGTGGTCTTTTTTGGATTGAAAGCTGTTTTTATGATCAGCACATCCATTTTAGCAGCCATGGCTACGGAACTGATCATCACCCGTATCCGCAGGCAACCGGATACTCTGGATGATGGGAGCGCCTTCCTGACAGGACTCCTGCTGGCTTTAACCCTGCCCCCCACCTTTCCGATTTCAGGGTGCATTTTGGGCTCGGTATTTGCTATTGCTATCGGTAAACAGATTTTTGGCGGACTCGGATGTAATATTTTTAATCCGGCTCTCTTGGGCCGTGCCTTTTTACAGGCCAGTTTCCCCGTTAAAATGACGACATGGGTTTTACCCCGGTATGCGGATATGAATGCCTATACCGGTGCTGTATCGCCGGATGCCATTACGGGGGCAACCCCTCTGGGGCTTTTGAAATACGAAAAGATCCTCACAAATATCAAACCCCTTCTCATAGGTAATGTCGGCGGTTCTCTTGGAGAAACATCCGCGTTGGCCCTTCTGGCGGGAGGAATTTTTCTGCTGATCCTCCGGAATGCGGACTGGCGGATTCCCGCAGGTTTTCTGGGAAGTGTGGCTATATTCGGCGGCATTTTCTGGATGGTGGATCCGACAACCTACCCCAGCCCCCTCTTCCACCTCCTTTCCGGAGGACTCCTGCTGGGTGCCTTTTTTATGGCCACCGATATGGTCACATCGCCCATCACTATTAAAGGAACCTGGATTTACAGCATCGGTGCCGGATTGATTTTGGTGATTATCCGTCTCTTTGGCGGCCTGCCGGAAGGCGTAATGTATTCCATTCTGCTTATGAATGGATTGACACCTTTGATTAACCGATTTACACGACCGAAATTTTTCGGGGAGGCTCGTGCATGA
- a CDS encoding FMN-binding protein, translated as MNTSYKMILVLTIISTLSGGLLSYWDTYTSKKIDEYRQQEIRQAVKEVLPETDEEKVKEAGDFTFYVGYKDGEIKGVAFVAEGGGFQDIISLMVGVTPDFSEFTGITVLSQKETPGLGTKIANDPSREGCETWFIDQFRGKNTGNLTYVKNQKANGDSEIEAITGATISSKAVITILNETVPTAKSSFESINQ; from the coding sequence ATGAATACCTCATACAAAATGATACTTGTCCTGACCATCATATCAACATTGTCCGGCGGACTTCTCTCCTACTGGGATACCTATACCTCAAAAAAAATTGACGAGTACCGGCAACAGGAAATCCGGCAGGCTGTAAAGGAAGTTTTGCCGGAAACAGATGAAGAAAAAGTGAAAGAAGCCGGCGATTTTACATTTTATGTTGGATATAAAGACGGCGAAATAAAGGGCGTGGCCTTTGTAGCAGAAGGCGGTGGGTTTCAGGATATTATTTCTCTCATGGTAGGTGTAACTCCTGACTTCAGTGAATTTACCGGAATCACGGTCCTCAGCCAAAAAGAAACACCGGGACTTGGAACCAAAATCGCTAATGACCCCTCCCGTGAAGGTTGCGAAACCTGGTTCATCGACCAGTTCCGGGGTAAAAATACCGGCAATCTGACCTATGTGAAAAACCAAAAAGCAAACGGCGATTCGGAAATTGAAGCCATCACAGGAGCTACCATTTCCTCCAAGGCGGTCATTACCATTTTAAATGAAACCGTTCCCACCGCAAAATCGTCGTTTGAATCCATAAATCAGTAG
- a CDS encoding electron transport complex subunit E, producing the protein MAKNVSLIEDFTKGIWKENPILIALLGLCPTLAVTISVENGLAMGLAASFVLICSSTLISLLRNMIPKQVRIASFIVIIATFVTIADRYLAAFYPEISKNLGPFIPLIIVNCMILGRQEAFASKNGVGRSILDALGMGIGFTLVLLILSAIRELLGSGTIMGYQVMWDSFSPWMVMILPPGAFLTLGLMIGASNWINDRRTR; encoded by the coding sequence ATGGCAAAAAATGTATCACTGATTGAAGATTTTACCAAGGGTATCTGGAAAGAGAATCCCATTCTTATTGCCCTGTTGGGACTTTGTCCAACCCTTGCCGTAACCATTTCCGTCGAGAATGGGCTGGCTATGGGACTCGCAGCTTCATTTGTCCTGATTTGTTCCAGCACCCTCATTTCATTACTCAGGAACATGATTCCAAAACAGGTCCGGATCGCCAGTTTTATCGTGATCATTGCGACCTTTGTAACCATTGCGGATCGATATCTGGCAGCATTTTATCCGGAAATCAGTAAAAATCTGGGACCCTTTATTCCACTGATTATTGTGAATTGTATGATTCTGGGGCGCCAGGAAGCCTTTGCATCAAAAAACGGAGTAGGACGGTCTATCCTGGATGCCCTTGGAATGGGGATCGGATTTACTCTTGTTCTTTTGATACTCAGTGCTATCCGTGAACTTCTGGGCTCAGGAACTATCATGGGATATCAGGTCATGTGGGATTCTTTCAGCCCGTGGATGGTGATGATCCTGCCACCGGGGGCTTTCCTTACGCTGGGACTCATGATCGGCGCATCAAACTGGATTAATGACAGGAGGACACGCTGA
- a CDS encoding SoxR reducing system RseC family protein, whose protein sequence is MSLTAQTNGKVESLEGDFAIVLMQPQRSPSRYSLPLFPVLPLKTRNEPVHIPVPNDLDAKPGDLVELTETSSFLIQLSAIQYGIPGLGFVTGLLIGYFLHPQSLSMPLELYQFFLGLGGLVLGGFIGYKWAKSLASKPEKFYRMERVL, encoded by the coding sequence ATGTCACTGACAGCTCAGACCAACGGGAAGGTGGAATCTCTCGAAGGCGATTTTGCCATCGTTTTGATGCAGCCCCAACGCTCCCCCTCCCGCTATTCCCTCCCCCTCTTTCCCGTTCTTCCCCTGAAAACACGCAATGAACCGGTCCATATCCCGGTCCCCAACGATCTGGACGCTAAACCGGGTGACCTGGTAGAACTTACCGAAACATCCTCCTTTCTGATTCAATTATCTGCCATTCAATACGGCATTCCCGGCTTAGGCTTTGTTACCGGACTTTTAATCGGATATTTTCTTCACCCGCAATCCCTCTCCATGCCACTGGAACTTTACCAATTTTTCCTTGGACTGGGCGGACTTGTACTGGGTGGTTTTATCGGCTATAAATGGGCAAAATCCCTGGCTTCCAAACCGGAAAAATTTTACCGGATGGAAAGGGTTTTGTAA
- a CDS encoding HD domain-containing protein has product MTRNELKKVEAFKANSPVASVLMIREITLRRTRDGKPYLDLILGDRTGRINAKVWEQGQELAGILKTGFPVGVRGQCEEYMGTLQLIVVSIKPLTSQELEEMGISWEHFFPATQKDRELMWESVLNAISVMEDSWLKELTMAICKDHEQKIKNHPASLKLHHAYVGGFLEHVYTMVTIAETTADVYPVNRDLLISGIILHDIGKLEELNGFPDNFYTDEGNFIGHTVQGYSLIRDYIRKIEGFPEMTALKLEHIILAHQGEYEYQAPKKPAFHEALLVHYIDELDARMNMMKQIREEDLTEGIWTSNRNYFRIPILKEENHDE; this is encoded by the coding sequence ATGACACGGAATGAGCTGAAAAAGGTGGAAGCATTCAAGGCTAACAGTCCGGTTGCTTCCGTGCTGATGATACGGGAAATAACCCTCCGGCGCACTCGTGACGGAAAACCCTACCTGGATTTAATCCTGGGAGATAGGACGGGACGGATCAATGCCAAGGTGTGGGAGCAAGGACAGGAACTCGCCGGTATTTTGAAAACCGGATTTCCCGTGGGGGTCCGTGGACAGTGTGAAGAATACATGGGGACCCTGCAACTCATTGTTGTTTCCATTAAACCGCTGACCTCTCAGGAGCTGGAAGAGATGGGGATTTCATGGGAACACTTTTTTCCGGCCACACAAAAAGACCGGGAACTGATGTGGGAATCGGTTCTGAATGCCATATCCGTGATGGAAGATTCCTGGCTGAAAGAACTGACTATGGCCATTTGCAAGGATCATGAACAAAAGATAAAAAATCATCCTGCCAGCCTGAAGCTTCATCATGCCTATGTGGGCGGCTTTCTGGAACATGTGTATACCATGGTGACCATTGCAGAAACGACCGCGGATGTGTATCCTGTAAACCGGGATCTTCTGATCAGTGGCATTATTCTCCATGATATCGGCAAACTTGAGGAATTGAACGGCTTCCCGGACAATTTCTATACCGATGAAGGAAATTTCATCGGCCATACGGTCCAGGGATACAGCCTGATACGGGATTATATCCGGAAAATTGAGGGCTTCCCGGAAATGACGGCCCTGAAGCTGGAACATATTATCCTGGCCCACCAGGGGGAATATGAATACCAGGCCCCCAAAAAGCCGGCTTTCCATGAGGCTCTGCTTGTTCACTATATCGATGAACTGGATGCCCGTATGAATATGATGAAACAAATCCGGGAGGAAGATCTCACTGAGGGCATCTGGACCAGCAACCGGAATTATTTCCGTATACCCATTCTGAAAGAGGAGAACCATGACGAATAA
- a CDS encoding RnfABCDGE type electron transport complex subunit B, with protein sequence MDLSAILISMGGMGGIGLVFATGLAIANKKLHVEEDPRIEKVNDALPGANCGGCGFAGCMNFAENVVKGNAPINGCPVGGVETANKIAQILGVKVEAGEPLKARVLCQGGLNEMAVKGEYMGLESCVAAHISGGATKLCEWGCLGFGDCVDACPFDAMYMSENRLPVVIEDKCVGCGKCAEACPRNIIELHPVNHRVFVKCKNQDAGKYSRLVCTRACIGCGICVREAGDDMMYLDNGLAHFNYDKWGDRNELPTQKCPNHVLVSLDEEGTDS encoded by the coding sequence ATGGATTTAAGTGCCATTCTGATTTCCATGGGTGGTATGGGCGGAATCGGCCTGGTGTTTGCCACCGGACTTGCCATTGCCAATAAAAAACTTCATGTGGAAGAAGACCCCCGTATTGAAAAAGTAAACGATGCCCTTCCCGGAGCCAATTGTGGCGGGTGCGGATTTGCCGGGTGTATGAACTTTGCCGAAAATGTTGTAAAAGGAAACGCACCCATCAACGGGTGTCCCGTCGGCGGTGTGGAAACTGCAAATAAGATCGCCCAAATCCTTGGAGTAAAAGTCGAAGCGGGAGAACCGCTGAAAGCCCGGGTCCTCTGTCAGGGCGGATTGAATGAGATGGCCGTTAAAGGCGAATATATGGGACTTGAATCCTGTGTGGCAGCTCATATCAGCGGGGGTGCCACGAAACTCTGTGAATGGGGTTGCCTGGGATTTGGTGATTGTGTGGATGCATGTCCCTTCGATGCCATGTATATGAGTGAAAACCGCCTTCCGGTGGTCATTGAAGATAAATGCGTGGGATGCGGTAAGTGTGCCGAAGCCTGTCCCAGAAACATTATTGAACTCCATCCTGTAAATCACCGGGTTTTTGTAAAATGCAAGAACCAGGATGCGGGTAAATATTCCCGACTTGTCTGTACACGGGCCTGTATCGGCTGCGGAATTTGTGTTCGGGAAGCCGGTGATGATATGATGTATCTGGATAACGGACTTGCCCATTTCAACTACGATAAATGGGGAGACCGCAACGAACTTCCTACTCAAAAATGTCCCAACCATGTGTTGGTAAGCCTGGATGAAGAAGGAACCGACTCCTGA